The Candidatus Babeliales bacterium sequence TCGTTGTTGCCATTCGCACCAGCAACGATTCGAATATAATGAACTTTTGAATTTTCTACACTCTCTGTCATTGCTGGCGATGGTTTCGGAGATGATTTCCAAAATTTCCAATTTATTCCAAAAAGAGACGACGAAGCCGTCGCCATAGAAAATGCTAAGACAATGAAAAAAGACCTTTGGCGCCTACGGCCAACCGCGAATTGCATGTTTTATATACCCCCGAAATAATTAACAACTGAAAGACAGCTATTGATTAATATAGCAAATAATATAACAAATAAAAACGGGGTATAATCCATTTATTTTGCATATCAATTCTATTTGAATCCAGACCCCCCTCCCCGCACTCTATTCAAACCAACAAATAGAAACCTTATCCCCTTTTACTGAAAAATCCCCCTATAATCCCTATTCTTGCCCCAAACCATGCAACAGCTTAACAAAATGGACTACGCGATGCTAGACTGCCCATCATATATCTAAAAACAAGAGAGCCTTATGAGAAACAGCCATTTTATCATCACCTTTATCAGCGCGCATGTGATATGCATTGCGCTACAAATTTATAAATCAAACTGCTTTATAGAAACCTCGTATCGCAAGCAGCAATACGAAACAACATACCAACAGCTAGAACAAAAAAAGCAGGAACTGACCTATCAACTTAATACCGCAAAAAACGTCTCTACAATTCGAAAATTTGCCCAACATGAATTAGGTATGCAACCAATATCACTCACCCAAATAAAAACATTATCCGCATGAAAACAAATCGGCCGCGCATCACCTTTATTTTTTTTATTTGCTGTATCGTGTATGCCATAATCGGCTATCGATTATATTACATTCAAATTGCGCATCATGATTTTTATGCACAACTGGGAACCAACCAATACAATACCACCGTTACCATCGCTCCTGCCCGCGCTGCAATTTTAGATCGATCAGGGAAACAATTTTTAGCGCTAAACACAATGCGTATGGCAGCATTTTGCTTGCCTTCTCAAATTAAAGATCGCACCATAGTCCGCAATTTTCTTGTGGACCATTTTCCATCATCTGTGCAACGATTTGATACCAATCACAATCAGCTTTTTATGTATGTCGAACGTCGTTTGAGTGATGAACAAATAATGCTCATTCAAAATAGCAACATCCCTGATATTCATCTTCTGCAAGAACCAAGTCGTTATTACCCATGCCCCTATACGGGACATATTACCGGCATAACCAACGTTGATAATGTTGGCATTATGGGAATTGAACTGCTCTATAACATTCAACTAGCGGGCACTCCCTCCAGTTATTTGCTCGAAAAAGATGCGCGCTCTGGACATTATCATTTTACTAAAACTACAAAACAACAAGGACACGTAGGGCAAGCGATACAACTTACCATCGACAGCACATTACAATTTTTAGTACATGAAGAACTGCAAAAAACAGTCGATCAATTTCAGGCGCAAGAAGGAGCTGCTATCATTCTCAATCCTCTTAACGGGGAAATCTTAGCAATGGCATGCATACCAACTTTTGATCCAAATAATACTAAATCGCTTAACATGGCCTACACCAAAAATCGATTAATAACTGAAAGTTATGAACTCGGATCTGTCATTAAAGTATTTGCAGCACTTGCAGCGCTTGATGAACACGTAGTTACTCTTGATGAGCCAATTAATTGCGACAATGTTGTAACATCCTATGTACAAGGAAGAAAAATAAATACCGTACGCTCATCAGTGGCAGGAGAAATCCCCTTTTGCCAAGTGATTGAAAAATCAAATAATATTGGGATCGCAAAAGTGGTCACCCGCCTAGGACCGAAACTCTATGATCATTATATTCGCTTAGGATTTGGCACAAAAACAGGAATTGAGTTCCCTGGTGAACAATCAGGATTTGTAAATCCACCAGAGAACTGGTCAAAACAATCGATATTCTCCCTTTCTTATGGCTATGAAATCAATGCAACACTCCTACAGCTCGCCTGTGCATTCGCCATAATTGCAAACAATGGATATGCCATACAACCAACTCTTATTATGGATCAAAAAAAACCAACAAAAAAATCTGAAAAACTATATTCGGATGAGACGCTCGCCAACATCCGACAAATACTTGAAAATACGGTGCTTCGTGGCTCTGCTAAAAAAGCACAAATGAAAGGATATACCGTCTTAGGTAAAACAGGAACCGCAAAATTACTTGATAATGGAAGCTATTCGGATACAAAAAATATGTATACCTGCGTCGGCTTAGTACAAAAAGGAGAATATCAACGAGTTATCGTTACCTGCATAAAAGAATCTCCGCTACCACGCCTGTATGCTTCGACGGTTGCAGTACCACTCTTTGAACGAATTGCAGGAAAAACCGTTATACATGATAAAATTATATAATAAGGAGAATGTAAAATGCAGCACATAGCAGTACAACCGCCAGCAGATGTACCAAAAAATAAAATCGAAACCTACATAAAAAACTATAATGCGGTAACACAAAACAGTAAGAGATTATTCCTATTTGCCTGTGATCAAAAAGTTGAACATCTTAACGCTGATTTTTATGGGGACAAGATTCATCCGGATGCTCACCAAGTATCTCATATTTTTGAAATTGCACGCCAAGGCAGAATTGGTGCATTAGCCACTCATCTGGGACTCATTGCACGATACGCAAAACAATATCCAACTATAAACTACATCGCTAAGCTCAACGGATCATCTCATTTGGCAAAAACAGAAGACCCTTATAGTAAACTGTTATGGCACGTGCAAGATGTGATAGCAATACAAGAACAACATACTATTCCTATCCGCGGCATTGGTTACACGCTCTATCTCGGGAGCACATATGAACCAGAAATGCTTTCAGAAGCAGCACACCTTGTATCTCAAGCTCATCAACACGGCCTGCTTGCAATATTGTGGGTATATGCGCGCGGAAAAAATATCAGTAACGAAACCGATCCAAAACTCCTTGCTGGTGCAGCCGGTATTGCAGCATCCTTAGGAGCCGATTTTGTAAAAATTAAAGCACCAAATGCTATAAACGATTTACTCATGATTACCGCTGCTGCAGGAAACTGTGGCGTGATCTGCTCCGGAGGAAGCATGCAAGAACCGAACCAATTTTTAAAAAATCTGTCTGACCAAATTCATATCGGCAATGCATCTGGATGTGCAACCGGAAGAAATATTTTTCAAAAATCATTGCCTGAAGCGGTTGCATTTACGCATGCTATTGCCACAATTGTTTTTGATAATCAACAACTGTAGTTACTACTTGTTTTTCTATCAAAGCTATCTTAAGCTAAAAAGCAGATTTCATCTGTAAAAAAGGGCAATCGCTAATGAAGACATATCTATTACTTATTCTCATGTTCATCAGCACCCCATGCATGCTGTTGGGTAGACTGATTGATGAAAGACCATGCTGCGGTACACGCGTTGATATACCGCTCAGACCATATTGCTGCGATTGTTGCGGCGACACTGATCAACGCAGTCACTCATTTATGTTCACACGTCCTCTCACCCAACAACTCAATCGCGATCAAGCATTATGGCATGCAATAATTCATACAAAAGAACATGTTGCTCGTGGCGCAGCTGATATCACCGTTGCATATCGAGAATCATTACATTCTGATCGTATTGCGCGCTATTTTTTACCTGTCTGCAACACCACGGTTCTTGTGTCTGGAGATTGTAATTTCCAAGATACCCATACGCGTAACATTCGTGCTGAATGGCTCGGGCTTCCCAATAATTTTCGAGGAAGATTCAGTATCAAACCAGAACAAAAACAGGCTGGAGTGATATTAGAATACAACCAAGATATTGGCGCTATCATTGATTCTGCACTTTTTAATAACAGCTGGATTAACATCCAAGCTCCTCTTGTGTGGGTACAAAATAACATGCGCCTTGAACAATTTGATGTCATAAATAGTGGGTCTGAAAATCCAAAAGACATTGTGCAAGCATTACGACAACCAGGATGGGATTATGCAAAAATATGCGGTAAGAAATCACATACAGGTCTTGCTGAAGTAAACTTTAAATTTGGACGTACATTCCTTGCAAATGATTTTTTTCTCGTCTCATATTACTCGTTATGTAGACTTCCTAGCGCAAACAAACAAAATCCAGAATTTATATTTGATCCTGTTGTTGGCAACAACCAACATTTTGGATTTGGTGCAGGAGTAAATTTTCAAATTCTCCTACAAGAAGAATGCGACCGATTTGCATTCTGCTTTTTCACCAATCTTGAAAGCACCTTTTTTGTCCGAAATATGCAAACACGTACCTTCGATTTAAAAGGTAAGCCATGGAGCCGTTACTTACTTCTTACCCATATAGATGGCCCACTTGGCAACA is a genomic window containing:
- a CDS encoding penicillin-binding protein 2, producing MKTNRPRITFIFFICCIVYAIIGYRLYYIQIAHHDFYAQLGTNQYNTTVTIAPARAAILDRSGKQFLALNTMRMAAFCLPSQIKDRTIVRNFLVDHFPSSVQRFDTNHNQLFMYVERRLSDEQIMLIQNSNIPDIHLLQEPSRYYPCPYTGHITGITNVDNVGIMGIELLYNIQLAGTPSSYLLEKDARSGHYHFTKTTKQQGHVGQAIQLTIDSTLQFLVHEELQKTVDQFQAQEGAAIILNPLNGEILAMACIPTFDPNNTKSLNMAYTKNRLITESYELGSVIKVFAALAALDEHVVTLDEPINCDNVVTSYVQGRKINTVRSSVAGEIPFCQVIEKSNNIGIAKVVTRLGPKLYDHYIRLGFGTKTGIEFPGEQSGFVNPPENWSKQSIFSLSYGYEINATLLQLACAFAIIANNGYAIQPTLIMDQKKPTKKSEKLYSDETLANIRQILENTVLRGSAKKAQMKGYTVLGKTGTAKLLDNGSYSDTKNMYTCVGLVQKGEYQRVIVTCIKESPLPRLYASTVAVPLFERIAGKTVIHDKII